One Maribacter sp. HTCC2170 genomic window, TTGTTTGGGTGGTTACCGCTTGCCGGTAATGTTCATTGGTATTGAAATAAATGGTGGATACCTCAGTCATTAAATCGAAGAAAACCTTGTCAAAATCGGTCAACCAATAAATAGTCTCTATCCCCGAGACTTCGGTCGCTTTTTCTTTGGTCAATTTTGGGCCTTCCCATACCGCAATATGGTCGTTGGTCTCGCGAACGAACAAAATTTCCCGGTGCTTTTTATCCATCGCATCAGGAAACAATACTAAAATGGTTTCCTCCTGATCGGCACCACTTAAATAAAAAATATCGCGATGCTGTTCAAAATCTAAAGTAGAATCTGCACCTACCGGATAAATATCGTTGGAATTGAAGACCGCAATGCTCGATGGCATCATTTTAGACATAAATTTTTTGCGGTTCTTAATGAAGAGTTGACTGCTAATCTGTTCGTATTTCATATCACTATTTATAAAGGATAAATTTAATAATTAGATATTTGAAAGGGTCAATTTCTGAATTTAATTATCTTAGTGAATGCAACTTATCTTTGAATTTCCCCGATTCATTCAAATAGCAACCAATTAAAGGAATTTTTCTGCAGACAACCACCATATGAAATCAAAACTATTCACCCTTTGCCTTCTCTTTTTAGTAACATTTTCCAACAACGCACAAACCGATAACGAAGTTTTTAAAAACCTGAAATTCCGATTTATTGGTCCAGAAGGCAATAGGACCATAGCCATAGCCGCAGTGCCAGGCGACAATATGATCAGTTATGTTGGGGCTGCATCCGGTGGCCTTTGGAAAACCGAAGATGCCGGGGCCACTTGGAAATCTATTTTTGACGACCAAGATGTTTCCTCTGTTGGGTCTGTGGCCATAACCCCCTCTAATCCTGATATTGTTTGGGTAGGAACGGGCGAAACCTTTGTAATCAGGCCAGCGCATGCCATGGGTGATGGTATTTACAAGTCAGAGGACGCAGGTAAGACCTGGAAAAATATGGGTCTTGAAAAAACTGGGCGAATTGGTCGTGTTATTGTACACCCTACAAATCCCGATATCGTCTATGCCGCGGCATTGGGTCACACGTACGGACCTCAACAAGAACGTGGTATCTATAAAACAACCGATGGTGGTAAAAACTGGAAACGAATTCTATTCGTCGATGAAAATACGGGTGCTGCGGATATTGGTTTAGATCCCCAAAATCCGGATCGCCTTTTAGTCGGCATGTGGTCTATTCATATAAATACCTGGGGATTACGCAGTGGTGGTCCTGGCGGAGGAATTTATCGCTCTTTGGATGGTGGTGATTCTTGGGAAGCCCTATCCAAAAATGGGCTGCCAGGAGGAAAAAACAATCCCGTGGGAAAAACCGGAATAGCCATTTCGCATTCCAATCCCAATGTGGTATATGCTTTGTTTGAAATTGATAGTCCGGCTTTATATAAGTCCGAGGATTTTGGTGAAAGCTGGACCTTACAGACACGTAATCACGATATTAATGAGCGTGCCCCGTATTATACCCGAATGGCGGTTTCTACGGCTGATCCCAACGAGGTTTATTTTGCCAACGTAAAATTCAGCACCTCAAAAGATGGTGGTAAAACGATAAAAGGCGGTTATAAGGCAGGAGGGGATAATCATGATATTTGGGTAGACCCTACCAATGCAGATCGCATAATGGTCGCGCACGATGGTGGTGCCAGTATAAGTTTGAACCATGGTAAAACTTTTCAAAGAATAGTGCTCCCCATTGCCCAGATGTATCATGTTTCTGTTGATGATCAAATACCCTATAATGTCTACGGTAACCGTCAGGACGGGTATTCCTATAAAGGCCCCAGCAATAGCCTACAAGGTTATATACCGATTGGTCTTTGGGAAGGCGTAGGTGGCTGTGAGAGCGGGTTTGCGCAACCCGACCCGTTTGACAATGATATAATTTGGTCCGGATGTTATGATGGTGGACTCGAGAGATTCAATGCCAAAACAGGGCATGCGCAAGATGTTCGGGTTTGGCCAGAAGCTGGTTACGGTTGGGCACCTGCGGATATGAAATACAGATGGTATTGGTATTTTCCGCTTGAGTTTTCAAACCATGTAAAGCATCGTGTTTATGTAGGTAGCCAATTTGTACATAAAACTGACGATAATGGGCAAAGCTGGCAGGTGATCAGCCCAGATTTGACCTTGAACGACAAATCGCATCAACAGAGTTCTGGCGGTATTGCAACCGACAACCTAATGACCTTTGATGGTTCTACCTTGATATCAATTTCAGAATCGACCCTAGAAGAAGGGGTCATTTGGACGGGTAGCAATGATGGCCAAGTACATATTACCCGAGATGGTGGAGAAAATTGGACCAATGTGAGTTCAAATATCACGGATCTTCCAAAGTGGAGCACCATATCAAATATAGAAACCTCCCGTTATAAAAAAGGCACTGCTTATATAAGTGTTGATTTGCACCAAATGGGTGATTTTGACCCGTATATTTATAAAACTGAGGATTATGGGCAAAGCTGGAAGAAAATCAGTGACAATATCCCGAAGTCCGTTCATAGTTTTGTGCACGTGGTTAAAGAAGACCCAAAGCGTGAAGGTATGCTGTATGCCGGGGTTGACAACGGGC contains:
- a CDS encoding WD40/YVTN/BNR-like repeat-containing protein, which translates into the protein MKSKLFTLCLLFLVTFSNNAQTDNEVFKNLKFRFIGPEGNRTIAIAAVPGDNMISYVGAASGGLWKTEDAGATWKSIFDDQDVSSVGSVAITPSNPDIVWVGTGETFVIRPAHAMGDGIYKSEDAGKTWKNMGLEKTGRIGRVIVHPTNPDIVYAAALGHTYGPQQERGIYKTTDGGKNWKRILFVDENTGAADIGLDPQNPDRLLVGMWSIHINTWGLRSGGPGGGIYRSLDGGDSWEALSKNGLPGGKNNPVGKTGIAISHSNPNVVYALFEIDSPALYKSEDFGESWTLQTRNHDINERAPYYTRMAVSTADPNEVYFANVKFSTSKDGGKTIKGGYKAGGDNHDIWVDPTNADRIMVAHDGGASISLNHGKTFQRIVLPIAQMYHVSVDDQIPYNVYGNRQDGYSYKGPSNSLQGYIPIGLWEGVGGCESGFAQPDPFDNDIIWSGCYDGGLERFNAKTGHAQDVRVWPEAGYGWAPADMKYRWYWYFPLEFSNHVKHRVYVGSQFVHKTDDNGQSWQVISPDLTLNDKSHQQSSGGIATDNLMTFDGSTLISISESTLEEGVIWTGSNDGQVHITRDGGENWTNVSSNITDLPKWSTISNIETSRYKKGTAYISVDLHQMGDFDPYIYKTEDYGQSWKKISDNIPKSVHSFVHVVKEDPKREGMLYAGVDNGLYISHDDGEHWMRFRNNLPPVPVYWLAIQERFDDLVVGTYGRGYYILDNIAPLREFDLDAKDKQAHLFSLRQAYRFHDKQSIKTDGPSNNSGKNPGYGADIHYYLKDSTDQKVEIQILNANNEIIRTLKGKNDKGIHRTMWDLRYEPTYKPKLKSTPPGRPWVQLKGEGWRPLVTWDLDLWRGQFGPKAVPGNFKVKLVIGEEEYVRDLEVLKDPVSEGSLESIQEQVAFSLELRDAMNLAVTMINDIEDIRAELNEIIPALKRKSDINHATELRSVAEEIVGHLYDIHLTGAREDAFRSPMKLYGRLSALASDIGGHGIDFKPTDQQRDVYAIFNKRLENVNKKFKTFMKVEVKKLNSQLKKSKLQIQLDKKIKS